Proteins encoded in a region of the Pseudopipra pipra isolate bDixPip1 chromosome 18, bDixPip1.hap1, whole genome shotgun sequence genome:
- the LOC135423988 gene encoding D-dopachrome decarboxylase → MPFVELDTNLPAERLPPGLAQTLCAATADILGKPAERVNVTVRSGLPMVLSGSAEPCAQLAVSSIGVVGTAEQNQRHSARFFDVLTAQLGLGTERIVIRFYPLEPWQIGKNKTVMTFL, encoded by the exons ATGCCGTTCGTGGAGCTGGACACCAACCTGCCGGCCGAGCGGCTGCCGCCGGGGCTGGCCCAGACCCTGTGCGCTGCCACTGCGGACATCCTGGGCAAACCGGCCGAG CGGGTGAACGTGACGGTGCGGAGCGGGCTGCCCATGGTGCTGTCGGGCTCGGCCGAGCCCTGCGCGCAGCTGGCCGTCTCCTCCATCGGCGTGGTGGGCACGGCGGAGCAGAACCAGCGGCACAGCGCCCGCTTCTTCGACGTCCTGACGGCGCAGCTGGGCCTCGGCACCGAGCG GATTGTCATCCGCTTTTACCCACTGGAGCCCTGGCAGATCGGCAAGAACAAGACAGTCATGACATTCCTGTGA
- the LOC135423986 gene encoding glutathione S-transferase theta-1-like isoform X3 → MGLELYLDLLSQPCRALYIFARSNNIPFEFKRVQLMKGQHKTEEFRKVNVLMKVPALRDGSFTLAESIAILLYLAQKFKTPDHWYPSDLQKRARVDEYLSWQHANIRAKGSKVFLSKVLLPILTGQPLSAEKLEFLIEDLNVVLKQFEEKFLQDKPFIAGSEISLADLVALVELMQPVGAGYNLFEERPKLAEWRRRVEEAVGKELFQEAHEGIMNIKNLTADQFAPELLESFKQQLLKQLLHK, encoded by the exons atggggctggagctgtACCTGGACCTGCTCTCGCAGCCCTGCCGGGCGCTCTACATCTTCGCCCGGAGCAACAACATCCCCTTCGAGTTCAAGCGGGTGCAGCTGATGAAGg ggcagcacaagacgGAGGAGTTCCGGAAGGTGAATGTCCTGATGAAGGTGCCTGCACTAAGGGATGGTTCTTTCACCTTAGCAGAGAG CATTGCAATCCTCCTGTACCTCGCCCAGAAATTCAAGACTCCTGATCACTGGTACCCATCTGACCTGCAGAAAAGGGCGAGGGTTGATGAGTACCTGTCATGGCAGCACGCCAACATCCGTGCGAAGGGGAGCAAGGTGTTCCTATCGAAG GTGCTGCTGCCTATCCTCACAGGCCAGCCACTTTCTGCAGAGAAACTGGAATTTCTTATTGAGGACCTCAATGTTGTCCTAAAGCAGTTTGAAGAGAAGTTCTTGCAGGACAAGCCCTTCATCGCAGGCAGCGAGATCTCCCTGGCAGACCTCGTAGCACTGGTGGAGCTCATGCAG cctgtaGGTGCTGGCTACAACCTCTTTGAGGAGAGGCCAAAGTTGGCGGAGTGGCGCAGGCGGGTGGAAGAAGCTGTGGGGAAGGAGCTCTTCCAGGAAGCCCATGAAGGGATCATGAACATTAAGAACTTAACCGCTGATCAGTTTGCACCTGAACTGCTGGAGAGTTTCAAGCAGCAGCTCCTAAAGCAG CTTCTGCACAAGTAG
- the LOC135423986 gene encoding glutathione S-transferase theta-1-like isoform X1 — MGLELYLDLLSQPCRALYIFARSNNIPFEFKRVQLMKGQHKTEEFRKVNVLMKVPALRDGSFTLAESIAILLYLAQKFKTPDHWYPSDLQKRARVDEYLSWQHANIRAKGSKVFLSKVLLPILTGQPLSAEKLEFLIEDLNVVLKQFEEKFLQDKPFIAGSEISLADLVALVELMQPVGAGYNLFEERPKLAEWRRRVEEAVGKELFQEAHEGIMNIKNLTADQFAPELLESFKQQLLKQHHWICLRTEVIQSVWKRGPVRAAFSISVQSFPDKSKGFLRERGSSGPSPCWEHCQGS; from the exons atggggctggagctgtACCTGGACCTGCTCTCGCAGCCCTGCCGGGCGCTCTACATCTTCGCCCGGAGCAACAACATCCCCTTCGAGTTCAAGCGGGTGCAGCTGATGAAGg ggcagcacaagacgGAGGAGTTCCGGAAGGTGAATGTCCTGATGAAGGTGCCTGCACTAAGGGATGGTTCTTTCACCTTAGCAGAGAG CATTGCAATCCTCCTGTACCTCGCCCAGAAATTCAAGACTCCTGATCACTGGTACCCATCTGACCTGCAGAAAAGGGCGAGGGTTGATGAGTACCTGTCATGGCAGCACGCCAACATCCGTGCGAAGGGGAGCAAGGTGTTCCTATCGAAG GTGCTGCTGCCTATCCTCACAGGCCAGCCACTTTCTGCAGAGAAACTGGAATTTCTTATTGAGGACCTCAATGTTGTCCTAAAGCAGTTTGAAGAGAAGTTCTTGCAGGACAAGCCCTTCATCGCAGGCAGCGAGATCTCCCTGGCAGACCTCGTAGCACTGGTGGAGCTCATGCAG cctgtaGGTGCTGGCTACAACCTCTTTGAGGAGAGGCCAAAGTTGGCGGAGTGGCGCAGGCGGGTGGAAGAAGCTGTGGGGAAGGAGCTCTTCCAGGAAGCCCATGAAGGGATCATGAACATTAAGAACTTAACCGCTGATCAGTTTGCACCTGAACTGCTGGAGAGTTTCAAGCAGCAGCTCCTAAAGCAG CACCACTGGATCTGCTTGAGGACTGAGGTGATTCAGTCTGTGTGGAAACGGGGGCCAGTCAGAGCTGCCTTCTCCATCTCTGTTCAGAGTTTTCCAGACAAGAGCAAAGGTTTCCTGAGG GAAAGAGGCAGTTCAGGACCCAGTCCCtgctgggaacactgccagggctCTTAG
- the DDX51 gene encoding ATP-dependent RNA helicase DDX51, whose amino-acid sequence MALFCINRYGGEEEEEQQQQEEGAEAEDRARVLLERLRQQARARQLKKQREAQPRGGEERPGGTGLSPGGEPGEGKGKRRREGEEQPGAQGQKKLKAKQPRSSAEGRAGTEQAADGSSPVKKKKERRRKSKVQRESTEAGSEEDVEQQENGNNVKSKSSKRKTTDEETEGDETGKKEKSERTKENQSTKEELSLAASGEEANYPPSSLTILGDYDRKPVQKVQPFLPQWLAQPKRVQKRIKDNLCPIRDVPGIHPRLLKKLQMNGIESFFPVQAEVIPAILQSASNGYLMGRGGYRPKDICVSAPTGSGKTLAFVIPIVQVLLDRVVCHVRALVVLPTKELAQQVSKVFNVYTDGTGLKVVLITGQKSFAKEQEMLVQKKVTGYCSLADIVVATPGRLTDHIRQTPGFSLTQLRFLIIDEADRMIDDMHQNCLNQIVKAAFQVEDDSGSNVLFQRTKPGPITAASSCSPQIPLQKLLFSATLTQDPEKLQQLDLFQPRLFTSVYSETKTLGDGTETEQDANNKYTLPEGLSQCYVPCDLNSKPLLLLYFMLTMKFTRVLCFTNSREASHRLFLLVQAFGGVTVAEFSSRLTPSERQRTIREFEQGKIQLLISTDATARGIDVKGVNYVINYDAPQFIRTYIHRVGRTARAGKVGVAFSLVLRIQERRFLRMLRDAGIRDIQKHPMKGKALKPLVQQYEAALCKLEKTVKNERAQKRA is encoded by the exons ATGGCGCTGTTCTGCATCAACAG GTAcggcggggaggaggaggaggagcagcagcagcaggaggagggcgCTGAGGCGGAGGACCGGGCGCGGGTCCTGCTGGAGCGGCTGCGGCAGCAGGCGAGGGCCCGGCAGCTGAAGAAGCAGCGGGAGGcgcagccccggggaggggaggAACGCCCAGGGGGCACGGGGCTGAGCCCCGGGGGTGAGCCcggggaaggaaaagggaagaggaggagggagggtgaAGAGCAGCCCGGTGCGCAAGGGCAGAAGAAGCTAAAGGCAAAACAGCCCCGCAGCTCTGCTGAaggcagggcaggcactgagcaggcagcagatggcagcagccccgtgaagaagaagaaagaaagaagaagaaagtcGAAAGTGCAACGGGAGAGCACTGAAGCAG GTTCTGAAGAAGACGTGGAACAACAGGAAAATGGAAACAATGTTAAAAGTAAGTCTTCTAAAAGGAAGACGACAGATGAGGAAACAGAAGGAGATGaaacagggaagaaagagaagagtgAAAGAACTAAAGAAAATCAAAGCACAAAGGAGGAGCTTTCCTTAGCAGCCTCTGGGGAAGAGGCAAATTATCCACCCTCCAGTTTGACAATTCTCGGAGACTACGACAGAAAACCGGTGCAGAAG gTTCAGCCCTTTTTGCCACAGTGGCTTGCTCAACCCAAACGAGTGCAGAAACGTATCAAAGACAATCTGTGCCCAATCAGAGATGTCCCAGGAATCCATCCCCGCctgctgaaaaagctgcagatGAATGGGATAGAGTCCTTTTTTCCAG tTCAGGCAGAGGTGATTCCTGCCATTCTCCAGAGTGCCTCCAATGGGTACCTGATGGGGCGGGGGGGATACCGCCCCAAGGACATCTGTGTCTCAGCACCCACGGGCAGTGGGAAAACCCTGGCGTTCGTCATACCCATTGTCCAG GTTCTGTTAGATCGAGTGGTTTGCCACGTGCGAGCTCTGGTTGTTCTGCCCACCAAAGAACTGGCACAACAG GTGAGTAAAGTGTTCAACGTTTACACTGATGGGACAGGTCTGAAGGTCGTTTTGATTACTGGCCAGAAATCTTTTGCAAAGGAGCAGGAGATGCTTGTTCAGAAAAA AGTGACGGGTTACTGCAGCCTGGCTGACATTGTTGTGGCCACGCCAGGGCGGCTCACGGATCACATCAGGCAGACCCCGGGCTTCAGCCTGACACAGCTTCGCTTCCTG ATCATAGATGAAGCAGACCGTATGATCGATGACATGCACCAGAACTGTCTGAACCAAATTGTCAAAGCTGCATTCCAAGTAGAAGATGACTCTGGCTCCAACGTGCTTTTTCAGAGGACCAAACCGGGGCCTATAACAGCAGCCAG ctcctgctctcctcagATACCCTTACAGAAACTGCTGTTTTCAGCCACACTGACCCAGGACCCAGAGAAACTGCAGCAGCTGGACTTATTCCAGCCACGCCTCTTCACATCTGTCTATTCCGAGACAAAAACACTTGGAGATGGAACAGAAACTGAACAAGATGCTAATAATAAATACACACTCCCTGAGGGGCTATCG CAATGTTACGTGCCCTGTGACCTGAATTCCAAGCCTTTGCTCCTCTTGTACTTCATGCTGACAATGAAGTTCACCCGCGTGTTGTGCTTCACCAACTCCAGGGAAGCTTCTCACAG gttGTTCCTGCTGGTTCAAGCCTTTGGTGGAGTCACGGTGGCTGAGTTTTCTTCTCGGTTGACTCCAAGTGAGAGACAGAGAACCATAAGGGAGTTTGAACAAGGAAAAATACAACT GTTGATCAGCACAGATGCCACTGCACGAGGCATTGACGTTAAAGGAGTGAATTATGTAATAAATTATGATGCGCCGCAGTTCATCAGGACGTACATTCACCG gGTTGGAAGAACAGCTCGTGCAGGAAAAGTAGGTGTTGCCTTCAGCTTGGTCCTCAGAATTCAG GAACGTCGGTTTCTGCGGATGTTGAGGGACGCCGGCATCCGAGACATACAGAAACACCCCATGAAGGGCAAAGCATTAAAGCCTTTGGTGCAGCAATATGAGGCAGCTCTGTGTAAGCTCGAGAAGACAGTCAAG AATGAGCGAGCACAGAAACGAGCCTGA
- the LOC135423987 gene encoding glutathione S-transferase theta-1 isoform X2, with the protein MGLELYLDLLSQPCRSIYIFARSNNIPFEFKHVELFKDSVLGKRPAAGSGAEQPRAGPSNSQGTGKVNLLKKVPALKDGDFTLAECTAILLYLSRKYNTPDHWYPSDIQKRARVDEYLSWHHANIRANAPKTMWIKVLIPLFTGQPLPSEKLQEVMEGLSTSLKQFEERFLQDKAFIIGSEISLADLVAIVELMQPVGVGCDIFEDRPRLMEWRRRVEDAVGKELFFQAHEMILNIKELSNIQIDPQLKEQLAPVLMKMLK; encoded by the exons atggggctggagctgtACCTGGACCTGCTCTCGCAGCCCTGCCGCTCCATCTACATCTTCGCGCGGAGCAACAACATCCCCTTCGAGTTCAAGCACGTGGAGCTGTTCAAAG ACTCGGTGCTGGGGAAGAGGCcggcggcggggagcggcgcggAGCAGCCCCGCGCAg GGCCATCAAATAGCCAAGGCACTGGCAAAGTCAACCTCTTAAAGAAAGTACCAGCACTGAAGGATGGAGACTTCACCCTTGCGGAATG cactgccatTCTGCTGTACCTGAGTCGAAAGTACAACACTCCTGACCACTGGTACCCATCAGACATACAAAAACGGGCCCGGGTAGATGAATACCTCTCCTGGCATCATGCCAACATCCGGGCTAATGCTCCTAAGACCATGTGGATCAAG GTGCTGATTCCCCTCTTCACAGGGCAGCCACTGCCCTCTGAGAAGCTCCAGGAGGTTATGGAAGGGCTGTCCACTTCCCTGAAGCAGTTTGAGGAGAGGTTTCTGCAGGACAAGGCTTTTATCATCGGGAGCGAGATCTCCCTGGCGGATCTTGTGGCCATTGTGGAGCTGATGCAA CCTGTTGGAGTTGGTTGTGACATCTTTGAGGACAGACCCAGGCTGATGGAGTGGCGCAGGCGGGTGGAGGATGCTGTGGGGAAAGAGCTTTTCTTCCAAGCCCATGAGATGATCCTCAATATCAAAGAACTGAGCAACATTCAAATTGATCCACAGCTGAAAGAGCAACTGGCGCCTGTGCTGATGAAGATGTTGAAATGA
- the LOC135423987 gene encoding glutathione S-transferase theta-1 isoform X1 yields MGLELYLDLLSQPCRSIYIFARSNNIPFEFKHVELFKGPSNSQGTGKVNLLKKVPALKDGDFTLAECTAILLYLSRKYNTPDHWYPSDIQKRARVDEYLSWHHANIRANAPKTMWIKVLIPLFTGQPLPSEKLQEVMEGLSTSLKQFEERFLQDKAFIIGSEISLADLVAIVELMQPVGVGCDIFEDRPRLMEWRRRVEDAVGKELFFQAHEMILNIKELSNIQIDPQLKEQLAPVLMKMLK; encoded by the exons atggggctggagctgtACCTGGACCTGCTCTCGCAGCCCTGCCGCTCCATCTACATCTTCGCGCGGAGCAACAACATCCCCTTCGAGTTCAAGCACGTGGAGCTGTTCAAAG GGCCATCAAATAGCCAAGGCACTGGCAAAGTCAACCTCTTAAAGAAAGTACCAGCACTGAAGGATGGAGACTTCACCCTTGCGGAATG cactgccatTCTGCTGTACCTGAGTCGAAAGTACAACACTCCTGACCACTGGTACCCATCAGACATACAAAAACGGGCCCGGGTAGATGAATACCTCTCCTGGCATCATGCCAACATCCGGGCTAATGCTCCTAAGACCATGTGGATCAAG GTGCTGATTCCCCTCTTCACAGGGCAGCCACTGCCCTCTGAGAAGCTCCAGGAGGTTATGGAAGGGCTGTCCACTTCCCTGAAGCAGTTTGAGGAGAGGTTTCTGCAGGACAAGGCTTTTATCATCGGGAGCGAGATCTCCCTGGCGGATCTTGTGGCCATTGTGGAGCTGATGCAA CCTGTTGGAGTTGGTTGTGACATCTTTGAGGACAGACCCAGGCTGATGGAGTGGCGCAGGCGGGTGGAGGATGCTGTGGGGAAAGAGCTTTTCTTCCAAGCCCATGAGATGATCCTCAATATCAAAGAACTGAGCAACATTCAAATTGATCCACAGCTGAAAGAGCAACTGGCGCCTGTGCTGATGAAGATGTTGAAATGA
- the LOC135423986 gene encoding glutathione S-transferase theta-1-like isoform X2 gives MGLELYLDLLSQPCRALYIFARSNNIPFEFKRVQLMKGQHKTEEFRKVNVLMKVPALRDGSFTLAESIAILLYLAQKFKTPDHWYPSDLQKRARVDEYLSWQHANIRAKGSKVFLSKVLLPILTGQPLSAEKLEFLIEDLNVVLKQFEEKFLQDKPFIAGSEISLADLVALVELMQPVGAGYNLFEERPKLAEWRRRVEEAVGKELFQEAHEGIMNIKNLTADQFAPELLESFKQQLLKQRANFLPAQ, from the exons atggggctggagctgtACCTGGACCTGCTCTCGCAGCCCTGCCGGGCGCTCTACATCTTCGCCCGGAGCAACAACATCCCCTTCGAGTTCAAGCGGGTGCAGCTGATGAAGg ggcagcacaagacgGAGGAGTTCCGGAAGGTGAATGTCCTGATGAAGGTGCCTGCACTAAGGGATGGTTCTTTCACCTTAGCAGAGAG CATTGCAATCCTCCTGTACCTCGCCCAGAAATTCAAGACTCCTGATCACTGGTACCCATCTGACCTGCAGAAAAGGGCGAGGGTTGATGAGTACCTGTCATGGCAGCACGCCAACATCCGTGCGAAGGGGAGCAAGGTGTTCCTATCGAAG GTGCTGCTGCCTATCCTCACAGGCCAGCCACTTTCTGCAGAGAAACTGGAATTTCTTATTGAGGACCTCAATGTTGTCCTAAAGCAGTTTGAAGAGAAGTTCTTGCAGGACAAGCCCTTCATCGCAGGCAGCGAGATCTCCCTGGCAGACCTCGTAGCACTGGTGGAGCTCATGCAG cctgtaGGTGCTGGCTACAACCTCTTTGAGGAGAGGCCAAAGTTGGCGGAGTGGCGCAGGCGGGTGGAAGAAGCTGTGGGGAAGGAGCTCTTCCAGGAAGCCCATGAAGGGATCATGAACATTAAGAACTTAACCGCTGATCAGTTTGCACCTGAACTGCTGGAGAGTTTCAAGCAGCAGCTCCTAAAGCAG AGAGCAAACTTCCTACCAGCACAATAA